Proteins encoded within one genomic window of Pedobacter africanus:
- a CDS encoding anhydro-N-acetylmuramic acid kinase produces the protein MNANWEKFFNIIQKPERMIIGLMSGTSMDGLDIALCALSGSGTQTRVRLVQFKTVAYTNEFKAEIKAIFSRRDADLQMVCLMNEKVGLVHANMILEAIASWGLKPEDVDVIASHGQTIFHAPQSLHGLKEYPNATLQIGDGDHIAVRTGIITIADFRQKHIAAGGEGAPLAVYGDYLLFSKTGEDRIMLNIGGIANFTYLPGDNDAAKVFSTDVGPGNTLMDQFVQWHYKGLYFDEDARIATAGTANDALLKALMQSEFLEADFPKTTGPELFNLEYLAEAQQHSGTENISNEDVMATLCRFSADVIINAIEKCFGKGRTPSIFVSGGGMHNPLLLNRLKGVLKNASFFSTNELEINPDAKEAVLFAILANETMVGNKTNFGDREGVPSVSMGKVCLPE, from the coding sequence ATGAACGCAAACTGGGAAAAATTCTTTAACATCATTCAGAAACCCGAACGGATGATCATCGGACTGATGTCTGGCACCTCTATGGACGGGCTAGACATTGCCTTATGTGCCTTATCGGGCAGTGGCACCCAAACCAGGGTAAGGCTGGTCCAATTCAAAACGGTTGCTTATACCAATGAGTTTAAGGCAGAAATAAAGGCTATTTTTTCGCGCAGGGACGCAGACCTTCAAATGGTTTGCCTGATGAACGAAAAGGTGGGCCTGGTGCATGCCAATATGATCCTGGAAGCTATCGCTTCCTGGGGGCTGAAACCAGAAGATGTAGATGTCATCGCCAGCCATGGCCAAACCATATTTCATGCGCCCCAATCGCTGCATGGGCTTAAAGAGTATCCCAATGCCACCTTACAGATTGGCGATGGCGACCATATTGCCGTTAGAACAGGCATCATTACCATTGCCGATTTCAGGCAGAAACACATTGCTGCAGGTGGCGAAGGCGCTCCCCTGGCCGTATATGGCGATTACCTGCTCTTCTCTAAAACGGGCGAAGACCGCATCATGCTCAACATAGGCGGCATAGCCAATTTTACCTATTTACCGGGCGATAACGACGCTGCCAAAGTGTTCTCTACCGATGTTGGGCCGGGAAATACCCTGATGGACCAGTTTGTACAATGGCACTATAAAGGATTGTATTTTGATGAGGATGCGCGTATTGCTACCGCAGGAACAGCAAATGACGCACTTTTAAAAGCACTGATGCAGTCAGAATTCCTGGAAGCAGACTTTCCCAAAACAACCGGGCCAGAGCTTTTCAATCTTGAATATTTAGCGGAAGCGCAACAGCATTCAGGAACGGAAAACATCAGCAACGAAGACGTTATGGCTACACTTTGCCGTTTCTCTGCCGATGTGATCATCAATGCCATTGAAAAATGTTTCGGGAAAGGCCGCACCCCTTCAATTTTTGTGAGCGGGGGCGGCATGCATAACCCTTTACTGTTAAACAGGCTAAAGGGAGTCCTTAAAAATGCCAGCTTTTTCTCTACCAACGAGCTCGAAATTAATCCCGATGCCAAAGAGGCCGTATTGTTTGCTATACTGGCCAATGAAACCATGGTAGGCAATAAAACCAATTTCGGCGACAGGGAGGGGGTGCCATCAGTAAGCATGGGCAAAGTTTGTTTGCCCGAATAG
- a CDS encoding SusC/RagA family TonB-linked outer membrane protein translates to MKKLYKQRCRKIRLIFWVPILVLVFIQNVNAQNKRYTISGKVTEGSSSIGIPGVVVKIQNTNAAMASNGEGKFSLSADLAPGSYQVVFSSIGYKSQTKTVQLGASAQVTVNGELSADNIGLDEVIVTGTSQGTTRKQMGSYVTSVKGDDLVKAPSGNVLSSLQGKAPGAQISQNSGDPAGGMSVRLRGVSSINSGSDPLYIIDGVIVNNATARVTNTSANYDGGGSGVGGNGNFVGAIGQNRMVDINPNDIERIEVLNGAAAAAIYGSRANAGVIQIFTKRGTSGKPVVSLSTSFTHSQLRKQVETNQSPVKFGGTVDAFTQDVIQTVGTPPALLTNTTPVTRYNYQDYIFQTALGTDNTVSLAGGSDNTKFYTSLGYFSNQGIIKNTDFKRYNMRANLDQKINDWAKVTAGFNYIHSDANEKPDGNSFFSPMNSVTIIGNFHDIFTRDALGNLKSVGERGRVNPVSVIEDIKQRQTVNRVIANAKLVLNPVKNLTVDYTIGVDNTTQNGTTFIPPFAYNVSTGFYGGGPTLDPSLNGYASAANNVATLFNHELNFTYDAKLSDVFLSTTQLGGSYQYEKNNYLLSNGRGLAPFVQSVNGASTILPNNDARLQQSISGAYLQQNFKYKDHLFVTGAVRVDQSTVFGEKNRTKAYLKGNVSYVLSSADYWKDFGASEWWDTFKLRAAYGQSGNLTGIGPYARFNEYLSSSFLGKTALASKIELANVDVAPERQTELEIGTDMSFFKNRLSLVFNWYTKKVDELLVPVVIAPTMGYSSLLQNNGALKNKGIEIMLSGTPVATENFKWNSTFIFNRNRNKAEGTGALQLITTNPGAPVAIIDGEPVGVFYGTFFARNSDGSLLTNAAGIPQLERGIQNSTTTFTPQRGADGLPTGTTLRKVIGDPNPDYTASFVNDFTYKKLGLHIQLDASEGADVWNADWRTRQGVGNGKVAEQEQMGLLPRGYVAGVYATEEWRIDDGSYVKLREVSLSYNIGKVKFIQDLTINLSGRNLISWDNYKGYDPELNSGGQSTILRNIDFGSVPIPRTFSLGVKAKF, encoded by the coding sequence ATGAAAAAACTCTACAAACAGAGGTGCCGCAAAATCAGGCTGATTTTCTGGGTGCCTATTCTTGTGCTGGTTTTTATTCAAAACGTAAATGCACAAAACAAGCGCTACACCATTTCAGGAAAAGTAACCGAAGGTAGTTCCAGTATCGGAATTCCCGGGGTAGTAGTTAAAATACAGAATACAAATGCGGCCATGGCCAGCAACGGCGAAGGTAAGTTCAGCCTTTCGGCCGATCTGGCCCCCGGCAGTTACCAGGTGGTATTCTCTTCTATCGGGTATAAGTCACAAACCAAAACCGTTCAGCTGGGCGCCAGTGCCCAGGTTACAGTGAACGGAGAGCTGTCAGCAGATAACATCGGGCTAGACGAGGTTATCGTAACAGGTACCTCGCAGGGAACCACCCGTAAACAGATGGGTAGCTATGTTACCTCTGTTAAGGGCGATGACCTGGTGAAAGCCCCCAGCGGAAACGTATTGTCTTCCTTACAGGGTAAAGCGCCCGGCGCACAGATCAGCCAGAACTCTGGAGATCCTGCAGGCGGAATGTCTGTAAGGCTAAGGGGGGTGAGTTCCATCAATTCAGGCTCAGATCCGTTATATATCATTGATGGGGTAATTGTAAACAATGCCACTGCCCGTGTAACCAATACTTCGGCCAACTATGACGGTGGTGGTAGCGGTGTTGGAGGCAATGGAAACTTTGTAGGCGCCATAGGCCAGAACAGGATGGTAGACATCAATCCTAATGACATTGAACGTATAGAGGTCTTAAATGGTGCTGCTGCTGCGGCCATTTATGGTTCAAGGGCAAATGCCGGTGTAATCCAGATTTTTACCAAAAGAGGAACCAGCGGCAAGCCCGTGGTTAGTCTTTCTACCAGTTTTACACATAGCCAGCTCCGCAAGCAGGTAGAAACGAACCAGTCGCCGGTTAAGTTTGGCGGAACAGTTGATGCCTTTACACAGGATGTGATCCAGACGGTAGGTACACCTCCCGCATTGCTTACCAATACCACACCGGTAACCAGGTACAATTACCAGGATTATATTTTCCAGACCGCGCTGGGAACAGACAATACAGTATCCCTGGCCGGAGGCAGCGACAATACCAAGTTTTATACCTCACTGGGCTATTTCTCTAACCAGGGTATCATCAAAAACACAGATTTCAAACGCTATAACATGCGGGCCAACCTGGATCAGAAAATTAACGACTGGGCCAAAGTAACCGCAGGGTTCAACTACATCCATAGCGATGCCAATGAAAAACCTGATGGCAACTCTTTTTTCTCGCCAATGAACTCGGTTACCATTATCGGTAACTTTCATGACATCTTTACCAGAGATGCCCTGGGCAACCTGAAATCAGTAGGGGAGCGCGGCAGGGTAAACCCGGTATCGGTAATTGAGGACATCAAACAAAGGCAAACCGTAAACCGTGTAATTGCCAATGCCAAACTGGTATTAAACCCGGTAAAAAACCTGACGGTTGATTATACCATCGGGGTAGACAATACTACGCAGAACGGAACTACATTTATTCCGCCTTTTGCCTATAATGTAAGTACAGGTTTTTACGGTGGCGGACCAACACTAGATCCTTCTCTTAACGGCTACGCAAGTGCGGCCAATAATGTTGCTACGCTGTTCAATCATGAATTGAACTTTACCTATGATGCGAAATTAAGCGATGTCTTTCTGTCTACTACGCAATTGGGCGGTTCTTATCAGTATGAAAAGAACAACTATCTGCTTTCTAATGGTCGCGGGCTTGCACCTTTTGTTCAAAGTGTAAATGGTGCAAGTACCATTTTGCCTAATAATGACGCCAGGCTACAGCAATCTATTAGCGGCGCTTACTTACAACAGAATTTTAAATATAAAGACCACCTGTTCGTAACCGGTGCGGTGCGTGTAGATCAGTCTACCGTTTTTGGGGAGAAAAACCGTACCAAGGCCTATTTAAAGGGTAATGTCAGTTATGTGCTTTCGTCGGCAGATTACTGGAAAGACTTTGGCGCATCAGAATGGTGGGATACCTTTAAATTAAGAGCGGCATATGGGCAATCGGGTAACTTAACCGGAATCGGCCCTTATGCCAGGTTTAATGAATATCTATCCTCTTCTTTCCTTGGCAAAACGGCGCTGGCTTCAAAAATTGAGCTTGCAAACGTTGACGTTGCCCCCGAAAGACAAACAGAACTGGAGATCGGAACAGATATGTCTTTCTTTAAAAACAGGCTAAGCCTGGTATTCAATTGGTATACTAAAAAGGTTGATGAATTGCTTGTTCCGGTGGTTATTGCACCTACCATGGGCTACAGTTCCTTGTTACAGAATAACGGGGCCTTAAAAAACAAGGGTATAGAGATTATGCTTTCAGGAACACCTGTGGCCACAGAAAACTTTAAATGGAATTCGACTTTCATTTTTAACCGTAATAGGAATAAGGCAGAGGGAACAGGTGCCCTGCAGCTCATCACCACCAATCCCGGAGCTCCGGTGGCCATCATCGATGGCGAACCTGTGGGGGTCTTTTATGGTACTTTCTTTGCGCGCAACTCCGATGGGAGTTTGCTGACCAACGCAGCTGGTATCCCTCAGCTGGAACGTGGTATACAAAACTCTACCACTACCTTTACCCCGCAAAGAGGGGCAGACGGCTTGCCTACCGGAACTACGCTGCGTAAGGTTATTGGAGATCCGAACCCGGATTATACCGCATCCTTTGTAAATGATTTTACCTATAAAAAACTTGGCTTACACATTCAGCTTGATGCTTCGGAAGGGGCAGATGTATGGAATGCCGACTGGCGCACACGCCAGGGTGTAGGTAATGGTAAGGTAGCAGAGCAGGAACAAATGGGTTTGTTGCCACGTGGTTATGTGGCGGGTGTGTATGCTACAGAAGAATGGCGGATAGATGATGGTTCTTATGTCAAACTGCGGGAAGTATCGCTCAGCTACAATATCGGGAAAGTGAAGTTTATCCAGGACCTGACCATTAACTTAAGCGGAAGAAACCTGATTTCATGGGACAACTATAAAGGATATGACCCGGAACTGAATTCAGGAGGGCAATCAACCATCCTCCGAAACATTGATTTTGGCTCTGTCCCAATCCCAAGGACGTTCAGTTTAGGAGTAAAAGCTAAGTTTTAA
- a CDS encoding DUF6266 family protein — MHKAVYGLAGASRRQGTAQLPLQPELLNERMEVYISFVAENRKEICNSTYLRSFNK; from the coding sequence CTGCACAAAGCAGTGTATGGATTGGCGGGGGCCAGCCGAAGGCAGGGAACAGCTCAATTGCCTTTGCAACCAGAATTGTTAAACGAACGCATGGAGGTCTATATCTCTTTTGTAGCAGAGAACAGGAAAGAGATTTGCAACAGCACTTACCTGAGAAGTTTTAACAAGTAA
- a CDS encoding gamma-glutamyl-gamma-aminobutyrate hydrolase family protein — protein sequence MKKKIGISYSEANFQNYWNWFTPAELGEDIELIELSFQKNNREDIKRCDGFVLTGGIDVLPAIYGGAEEYPYMPERFLPERDEFERLIYKYSQEAKIPVLGICRGMQYINIMEGGKVFEDNGEKLHKFHKKESEDKVHEVIINTHSLLYAITGQKRGQVNSAHHQAVNPNALGENLMVSVYADTPNPIIEGLEFKDKTGKAFMIAVQWHPERMKEKEQNPLSQKIKEQFIKEVKNHKR from the coding sequence ATGAAAAAGAAAATAGGAATAAGCTATTCGGAAGCAAACTTCCAGAACTACTGGAACTGGTTTACGCCGGCCGAGCTTGGAGAGGACATCGAGCTGATCGAACTTTCCTTTCAGAAGAACAACCGGGAAGACATTAAAAGGTGTGATGGCTTTGTACTAACCGGAGGCATTGATGTGTTGCCGGCCATATACGGCGGGGCCGAAGAATATCCTTATATGCCCGAGCGGTTTTTGCCCGAGCGCGACGAGTTTGAGCGGCTCATTTACAAGTATTCGCAGGAAGCAAAAATACCGGTACTGGGCATATGCCGGGGCATGCAGTACATCAACATTATGGAGGGTGGAAAAGTGTTTGAAGACAATGGCGAAAAACTCCATAAATTCCATAAAAAAGAAAGCGAAGACAAGGTCCATGAGGTCATCATCAACACCCACAGCTTACTGTATGCCATAACAGGCCAGAAACGCGGTCAGGTAAACAGCGCCCATCACCAGGCCGTAAACCCCAATGCCCTTGGCGAAAACCTGATGGTAAGTGTATATGCCGATACCCCGAACCCCATCATAGAAGGGTTGGAGTTTAAAGACAAAACGGGCAAGGCCTTTATGATTGCTGTACAATGGCACCCCGAAAGAATGAAGGAAAAGGAGCAAAACCCTTTATCCCAAAAAATTAAAGAACAGTTTATTAAGGAAGTCAAAAATCATAAACGATGA
- a CDS encoding iron-containing alcohol dehydrogenase — protein MTFDKVYQYNFPTTIRFGAGAIKELPAYLQQHALKRALIVTDPTIAALPFFRTIIADLHAGSISAEVFSDIHKNPVKSDVYKGTEIWDDTGRDCVIGIGGGAALDVARAIVLRTSHRADLFKYDDLIGGDVYVTNEVPHFITVPTTAGTGSEVGRSAIIADDETHQKKILFSPKLMAKIVFADPLLTMELPPFITAATGMDALTHNMEAFLAKNPHPLCDGIALEGISLIKDALEQAVNKPDLQSRSKMLMASMMGAIAFQKGLGVVHSLAHPLSSLLDTHHGLANAVNIPYGMEFNVAGFEDKFRRIARALELKEETGQAVVQYLFDLNSKINIPHHLSDIGVKPEHIDKLADMALADFAHPNNPKPVSREDFKQLYLKAL, from the coding sequence ATGACATTTGATAAAGTATACCAGTACAATTTCCCCACTACCATCCGTTTTGGTGCCGGGGCTATTAAAGAATTGCCAGCTTACCTGCAGCAGCACGCACTGAAACGGGCACTGATCGTAACCGATCCGACCATTGCAGCGCTTCCCTTTTTCAGGACCATCATTGCCGATCTGCATGCTGGCAGCATCTCTGCCGAGGTGTTTAGTGATATCCATAAAAACCCGGTAAAAAGTGATGTATATAAAGGAACCGAAATCTGGGACGACACCGGCAGGGATTGTGTAATTGGCATAGGCGGAGGCGCTGCGCTGGATGTGGCCAGGGCAATCGTACTGCGCACCAGTCACCGGGCAGACCTGTTTAAATACGATGACCTGATAGGCGGCGATGTGTATGTAACCAATGAAGTGCCGCATTTCATCACTGTGCCAACCACTGCCGGAACCGGGAGTGAGGTGGGCCGCAGTGCCATCATTGCCGATGATGAGACCCATCAGAAAAAAATCCTTTTTTCACCAAAGCTGATGGCCAAAATTGTATTTGCCGATCCGCTGCTGACCATGGAATTGCCTCCTTTTATTACCGCCGCTACCGGAATGGATGCGCTTACGCATAATATGGAAGCTTTTTTAGCCAAAAACCCACATCCCCTGTGTGATGGGATTGCACTCGAAGGCATTTCCCTGATTAAGGATGCCCTGGAGCAGGCCGTAAACAAACCCGATTTGCAGAGCCGCAGCAAAATGCTGATGGCCTCCATGATGGGCGCCATTGCCTTTCAAAAAGGACTAGGTGTGGTACATTCCCTTGCCCATCCGCTCTCTTCTCTTCTGGATACCCACCATGGCCTGGCCAATGCCGTCAACATTCCTTATGGCATGGAGTTCAATGTGGCAGGCTTTGAAGATAAGTTCAGGCGTATAGCGCGGGCACTGGAGCTTAAAGAAGAGACGGGACAAGCCGTAGTGCAATACCTTTTCGACCTGAACAGCAAAATAAATATTCCACATCACCTCTCAGATATAGGTGTAAAACCAGAACATATTGATAAATTGGCAGACATGGCCCTTGCCGATTTTGCCCATCCCAACAATCCAAAGCCGGTAAGCAGGGAAGACTTTAAGCAGCTGTATCTAAAGGCACTTTAG
- a CDS encoding nuclear transport factor 2 family protein: MKKILTLTFILTAFFAVAFAQNNKPGTDSVKHYVPAPYIPASVELYRTIVKMDSIYFDTYNNCKIAKMDSLTADDIEFYHDRGGFSNSKKDLLASIQKNICGKVTRILTPGSIEVYEIPGYGAVQFGYHSFRNINEPGESRPSKFVTMWRLKDGHWQITRVISLH, encoded by the coding sequence ATGAAAAAGATACTAACACTGACTTTCATTTTAACAGCTTTTTTTGCTGTTGCCTTTGCGCAGAATAATAAACCTGGTACAGATTCAGTTAAGCATTACGTACCGGCCCCTTATATTCCCGCGTCGGTAGAGTTGTACCGTACCATTGTTAAAATGGATAGTATCTATTTTGATACCTATAACAACTGTAAGATTGCCAAAATGGATTCACTTACGGCGGATGATATTGAATTCTATCACGACCGCGGTGGTTTTTCTAACTCAAAAAAGGATCTACTGGCCTCCATTCAAAAAAATATTTGCGGTAAAGTGACACGTATTCTCACACCGGGGAGTATTGAGGTCTACGAAATACCTGGATATGGCGCTGTCCAGTTCGGCTATCATAGTTTCCGCAATATCAATGAGCCCGGAGAAAGTCGCCCGAGTAAATTTGTTACCATGTGGCGGTTAAAGGATGGCCACTGGCAGATAACACGGGTGATCAGCTTGCATTAG
- a CDS encoding aldehyde dehydrogenase family protein: protein MNIVNPATEEIITTVKEDDSKSLSHKRNLLKMGQKNWAAKTLQERRAVIAKFYELLGVEREQLAAVLTSEVGKPLQQSRNEINGARNRISWMLDHVEQYLSDEQVTDADGLKEQVSYEPLGVICNISAWNYPYLVGVNVFIPALLAGNAVMYKPSEYATLTGQEIDRLLKQAGLPEDVFKMAIGGKETGEHLLDMNFDGYFFTGSYKTGKHIYERVAPKMVPCQLELGGKDPLYVADDVKDINAVAAATADGAFYNNGQSCCAVERIYVHEKVYDDYIAAFVNEVKSWKMGPPTQDGVYIGALTRKEQLDVLERQVKEAQENGAVLLAGGKRIAGQGYYFEPTVLTQVTNHMKLMQEESFGPIIGIMKVNDDAEATYLMQDTAYGLTASVYSASMERAKQILKQIDSGTGYWNCCDRVSAGLPWSGRRHSGIGSTLSHQGLRAFTKTKAWHLKS from the coding sequence ATGAACATAGTAAATCCCGCTACTGAAGAAATTATCACTACTGTAAAAGAAGACGACAGCAAATCCTTGTCACACAAACGCAACCTGCTCAAAATGGGACAGAAAAACTGGGCAGCTAAAACTTTACAGGAACGTAGGGCCGTCATCGCAAAGTTTTATGAACTGCTGGGAGTAGAAAGAGAGCAGCTGGCAGCCGTGCTGACCTCAGAAGTAGGCAAACCCCTGCAGCAATCCCGTAACGAGATCAATGGTGCCCGTAACAGGATCAGCTGGATGCTGGACCATGTAGAGCAATACCTTTCTGATGAGCAGGTAACGGATGCCGATGGCTTAAAAGAACAGGTGTCTTATGAGCCCCTGGGTGTCATCTGCAACATTTCGGCATGGAACTATCCTTACCTGGTAGGGGTAAATGTTTTCATCCCGGCCCTACTGGCCGGAAATGCGGTAATGTATAAGCCTTCAGAATATGCTACGCTTACCGGGCAGGAAATAGACCGCCTGCTAAAGCAGGCCGGATTGCCCGAAGACGTATTTAAAATGGCCATAGGCGGCAAAGAAACCGGCGAGCATTTGCTGGACATGAACTTCGACGGCTATTTCTTTACCGGATCTTATAAAACCGGCAAGCACATTTATGAACGTGTAGCGCCAAAAATGGTGCCCTGCCAGCTCGAACTGGGGGGCAAAGACCCATTATATGTGGCCGATGATGTAAAAGATATCAATGCTGTGGCTGCGGCTACAGCCGATGGGGCCTTTTATAACAATGGCCAGAGTTGTTGTGCTGTAGAGCGTATTTATGTGCATGAAAAGGTGTACGACGATTATATAGCCGCTTTTGTAAATGAAGTGAAATCCTGGAAAATGGGCCCACCAACACAGGATGGCGTGTATATAGGTGCCCTTACCCGAAAAGAGCAGCTGGATGTACTGGAGCGCCAGGTTAAGGAAGCTCAGGAAAATGGAGCTGTGTTGCTGGCGGGCGGTAAACGGATAGCAGGGCAGGGTTATTATTTTGAGCCTACCGTACTCACCCAGGTAACCAACCACATGAAGCTGATGCAGGAAGAGAGTTTTGGGCCCATCATCGGTATCATGAAAGTAAATGACGATGCCGAAGCCACCTATTTAATGCAGGATACGGCTTATGGCTTAACGGCCTCGGTTTATTCAGCCAGCATGGAAAGGGCAAAACAGATCCTGAAGCAGATCGACTCCGGAACCGGTTACTGGAATTGCTGCGACAGGGTAAGTGCCGGACTGCCCTGGAGCGGCAGGCGGCATTCGGGCATTGGCTCCACCTTATCACACCAGGGGCTAAGGGCCTTTACCAAAACTAAAGCCTGGCACCTTAAATCTTAA
- a CDS encoding RagB/SusD family nutrient uptake outer membrane protein, with product MKRNYIYKITCTLLVLVMIASCKKEYRNPSGANSDDVLTTAKGLTGVTVGLQRVYTVGRLGVYFNSVSTTGFSTNEIMLMNSGNIPELQLFTGGNSVDGTNNILTNLWTYSNKIIFDADNVINNAANLSDQNYASGLIAYASLYKALALGNLSQYWENIPSGIGKNVSFISRVEGFNKAIAVIDNALAVIAAKNISSAFLANMPAGIDIVNSLYAIKARYALFAGNYPVALAAANSVDLTKKSTFNFDAQTLNPIFEIATSTNNVFQPTNANLGLTGANTPDPADKRLAFYTVPNATAPTARLGGFGLTSTTAIPLYLPGEITLIKAEVYARQAAPDPVNALAELNKVVTKQPAADPFGVGAGLPPVVVVPLTPANILPLIYKHRCIELYLSGLKLEDMRRFGQPNADRKRNFFPYPFVERDNNPNTPADPAF from the coding sequence ATGAAAAGAAATTATATATATAAAATAACCTGCACGCTATTGGTGCTGGTTATGATCGCCTCCTGTAAAAAGGAATACAGGAACCCATCCGGTGCAAACTCTGATGATGTGCTAACCACCGCAAAGGGATTGACCGGGGTAACAGTAGGCCTGCAAAGGGTGTATACTGTTGGCCGTTTAGGGGTTTACTTCAATTCAGTATCCACAACAGGTTTTTCAACCAATGAAATCATGCTGATGAACTCAGGAAATATTCCTGAACTGCAGTTGTTCACCGGTGGTAATAGTGTAGATGGTACGAATAATATTCTAACAAACCTGTGGACCTATAGCAATAAGATCATTTTTGATGCAGATAACGTGATCAACAATGCTGCAAACCTGTCCGATCAAAATTATGCTTCCGGACTAATTGCTTATGCCAGCTTGTATAAAGCCCTGGCCTTAGGAAACCTTTCTCAATACTGGGAAAACATACCTTCAGGTATCGGGAAAAATGTAAGCTTTATAAGCAGGGTTGAAGGGTTTAACAAGGCAATTGCGGTAATAGACAATGCACTTGCGGTTATTGCAGCTAAAAATATCAGTTCCGCTTTTCTGGCCAACATGCCTGCCGGGATAGATATTGTGAATAGCTTGTATGCCATAAAAGCAAGGTACGCGCTGTTTGCGGGCAATTATCCGGTAGCTTTGGCTGCAGCAAATAGTGTTGACCTGACTAAGAAGTCGACATTTAACTTCGATGCGCAGACTTTGAACCCGATATTTGAGATTGCTACTTCAACCAATAATGTGTTTCAGCCTACCAATGCCAATCTGGGTTTAACGGGAGCAAATACTCCTGATCCGGCCGATAAGCGCCTTGCCTTTTATACTGTGCCTAATGCTACTGCACCAACTGCACGTTTAGGCGGATTTGGATTAACAAGTACTACAGCCATCCCACTATACCTGCCCGGAGAAATTACATTGATCAAGGCCGAGGTGTATGCCCGTCAGGCAGCGCCGGATCCGGTTAATGCATTGGCAGAGCTAAATAAAGTAGTTACCAAACAACCCGCTGCGGATCCCTTTGGTGTGGGGGCGGGCTTGCCTCCGGTAGTAGTAGTACCTTTAACCCCGGCCAATATCCTGCCGCTCATTTACAAGCACCGCTGTATAGAGCTTTATTTATCCGGTTTAAAACTGGAAGATATGCGCAGGTTTGGACAGCCAAATGCAGACAGGAAACGGAATTTCTTCCCTTATCCTTTTGTAGAGCGCGACAACAACCCGAATACACCTGCCGATCCGGCGTTTTAA